gaacataataattaattatgagtgatatagtaaaattatgtgtcttaatgactcacaacaactaattagaagtgatataacaaaattacaataaaacatACTTGTGAAAGTTTTTTGATTAACTTATCatgttatatctattttatcttttttttaatcaaatattattaattgacacaatgcttaaatggtcataataattaattaggagtgacatagtaaaaccacgattgaaacaacgaagcagacatatctaattagaagtgatataacaaaattactatacaaaaatacttgcGAATAAAATTAAATGGTTTCATATAAAACGTCAAGTAAATttaacattaattattataaatttttaatacttaaatgactttataataattttttaataattaattaaagatgatataataaaattacggaagAAGCAGCTGATGAAGCAGACAAGAGAAGCAGGCAggagaagcaggcatgttgacggagACCTGCCTGCTTCTATTagataaacataataattaattatgagcgaTATAATAAAGTTacatgtcttaatgactcacaacaactaagtagaagtgatataacaaaattacaataaaacatacttgtgaaatttttttgactAATTGATCATTTTATATctgttttactttctttttatcaaatattattaagtgATATAAtgcttaaataatcataataattaattaggagtgacatagtaaaatcacgatgaAACAGCAAAGCAGACATGTCTaactaaaagtgatataacaaaattactatataaaAATACTTGCGAAAAAAATGAAATGGGTCTCATATAAAACATCAAATAAATttaacattaattattataaatttttaatacttaaataattttataatattttttaaataattaattaaagatgacataataaaattacgaAAGAAGCAGCTGATGAAGCAAACATTTTGACGGAGAGTTGCCTGCTTCTCCCACGGGTTCCCTCTTATTAGAGAGTAAAAATATTAgtactgtatatatatattctgagCAAGTGTTTGGCACGAATTTCTTTTGGACGACCACGTCTAAGTCAAAACATAGGGAATCCTTGTACTGTTATTTGTACTTAGGGACCACAAGAACGTCAATGAAACAACAttggattctttttttttaaaataatatggtGCTCCAGCCAACTTATAGTGCATCTCAACGAATTCTATAAGATATTTATTATCTCTCATCAACAACAAGTATCAAATAACTCTATCAATCAAGTCTAGAATAGATATGAAGAAATCACctaatattttgttaaaaaaaaaaatcgaattGAACTTATTAGGACTAGAAAACAAGTAGTTATCTTATTTAACTTCTGTGTTTATCAAGTAAgacttcaaaaatatttatataatctCCATAAATACTATAAAGTGGGGTAAAAGGGTCTGGGTGATTGGGTGTGTTGGAGGGGCAAaagaaaaatgtccaaaatagacaatctttcattttaatttattctaaaacGACAGGTAGTTATATTTTCCAAAAGATGACTTAAAAGTTTTAGCTCTACCATGAATGACATAATTATGTAGCTATTGAAGTATCATGTCAATGTTTAAACTAAAAACTAAGCTCTAAGGGCACTTCTAATATCGATGTCCAGTCAATGAGACGAAGAAAATAGTTTTATTTGCTCGGCAGGCGAGTGGTCTGGAAAAACGAATTGATATTCCTATTTCCTTTTCAGTTATGGCAGTTGGAAACGCTTCTTCTGCAAAGGGACAATTACATGAACTACAGCAGACCTTTAAGCACAAGTAGTGTTGGATGGGATCAGAATTTAGGAACTCGTAGTAAGACCAAGAACCTAATAGAGAGAGCAAGCTATGCACTCAAATGCATCGTATTAGATAACTGGCAAAGAGGCTGGATTCTTTTGCTGTGGGTGATGATTATGGCTGGACTTTTCACCTGGAAATTCTTGCAATATAGGCGAAGAGCGGCAGTTCAAGTTATGGGTTACTGCTTGGCAACTGCTAAAGGAGCTGCGGAGACTCTTAAGCTTAACATGGCGCTTGTTCTTTTACCAGTTTGTCGTAACATATTAACTTGGCCACGGTCTACTAGGGCCAAGCTCCTCGTTCCTTTTGATGATAATATCAATTTTCACAAGGTAAAACTGCACCCAAACACATCACATTGTGCACCTTCTGAGAATTTTCGTAACAATGTTGTTTCAACTGCAGATTATTGCACATGCTATTGCAGTTGGAATCTTGCTTCACGCAGGGAACCATTTAGTGTGTGATTTTCCACGTCTGATTAATTCATCTCCTGAAACGTTTGCATTGATAGCTTCTGATTTTGACAACGTGAAGCCCACTTACAAAAGCCTATTGACCGGTATTGAAGGTGTCACTGGCATTGCAAT
The genomic region above belongs to Capsicum annuum cultivar UCD-10X-F1 unplaced genomic scaffold, UCD10Xv1.1 ctg50807, whole genome shotgun sequence and contains:
- the LOC124892805 gene encoding respiratory burst oxidase homolog protein E-like; the protein is MNYSRPLSTSSVGWDQNLGTRSKTKNLIERASYALKCIVLDNWQRGWILLLWVMIMAGLFTWKFLQYRRRAAVQVMGYCLATAKGAAETLKLNMALVLLPVCRNILTWPRSTRAKLLVPFDDNINFHKIIAHAIAVGILLHAGNHLVCDFPRLINSSPETFALIASDFDNVKPTYKSLLTGIEGVTGIAMVILMAIAFTLATRGFRRNVLKLPPPFNRLTGFNAFWYSHLLLAVVYVLLLVHGTLLFLVHQWWQKTVRA